Proteins encoded by one window of Desulfovibrio oxyclinae DSM 11498:
- the trmFO gene encoding methylenetetrahydrofolate--tRNA-(uracil(54)-C(5))-methyltransferase (FADH(2)-oxidizing) TrmFO, translating into MKKVAVVGAGLAGCECAWKLAESGVSVTLFEMKPVKYSQAHERDTLAELICSNSFRSADITAGVGLLNAEMHELGSLVMEAADATSVPAGKALAVDRELFSRHITDRIESHENIELKREEITSLDDERIQGFDAVCITAGPLASEPLAQSLTQTVGGEGLYFYDAIAPIVTRDSIDFSKAFWGSRWRPEDDDYLNCPMTEDEYKSFIKALMEGEKVQARDFEKEIHFEGCLPVEEMAERGEMTLAFGPLKPVGLTNPHSEEQPFAVVQLRAENRDKTAFNLVGFQTKLKYPEQKRIFRMIPGLENAEFLRLGSIHRNTYVNAPEVLSEELELKARPGVFLAGQITGVEGYLESAACGLWLGMLLRARLEGNDLSHPPAETALGALMGHLKTTPHKRFQPSNINFGLMPGLKKRVPKKFRKEEYAKRARDVFNNWLNS; encoded by the coding sequence GTGAAGAAGGTAGCCGTTGTCGGCGCAGGACTGGCCGGATGCGAATGTGCTTGGAAACTGGCGGAATCCGGTGTTTCCGTGACGCTTTTCGAAATGAAACCCGTCAAGTACTCGCAGGCCCATGAGCGCGACACTCTTGCCGAGCTGATCTGCTCCAACTCTTTCCGTTCCGCGGACATCACCGCAGGCGTTGGCCTGCTCAATGCTGAAATGCATGAGCTGGGAAGCCTCGTAATGGAAGCGGCCGACGCCACCTCGGTTCCGGCAGGCAAGGCTCTGGCCGTGGACCGCGAGCTGTTCTCCCGCCACATAACGGACCGCATCGAGTCTCATGAAAACATTGAACTCAAGCGTGAGGAAATAACCTCCCTTGATGACGAACGCATTCAGGGCTTCGACGCGGTCTGCATCACCGCCGGACCGTTGGCGAGCGAGCCGCTTGCGCAGAGCCTGACACAGACCGTGGGCGGAGAGGGACTGTATTTCTACGACGCAATCGCGCCCATCGTGACGCGTGACTCCATAGATTTTTCCAAGGCGTTCTGGGGTTCCCGCTGGCGGCCCGAGGATGATGACTATCTGAACTGCCCCATGACCGAGGACGAGTACAAGTCGTTCATCAAAGCCCTTATGGAAGGGGAAAAGGTTCAGGCTAGGGACTTTGAAAAGGAAATACATTTCGAGGGCTGCCTGCCGGTGGAGGAGATGGCCGAGCGCGGCGAGATGACGCTGGCATTCGGCCCTCTCAAGCCGGTAGGGCTGACCAATCCGCACAGCGAGGAGCAGCCTTTCGCCGTTGTGCAGCTGAGGGCCGAGAATCGCGACAAGACCGCCTTCAACCTCGTAGGTTTTCAGACCAAGCTCAAATACCCCGAGCAGAAACGCATCTTCCGCATGATTCCGGGACTGGAGAATGCCGAGTTCCTGCGTCTTGGTTCCATTCACCGCAACACTTACGTGAATGCACCGGAAGTGCTGAGCGAAGAACTGGAGCTCAAGGCCCGGCCGGGTGTCTTCCTTGCAGGCCAGATAACCGGTGTCGAAGGGTACCTTGAATCCGCCGCCTGTGGATTGTGGCTCGGCATGCTCCTGCGTGCGAGACTCGAAGGCAACGACCTGAGTCACCCTCCGGCGGAAACCGCGCTCGGCGCGCTCATGGGGCACCTGAAGACCACACCGCACAAACGGTTCCAACCTTCCAACATCAACTTCGGCCTCATGCCGGGACTCAAAAAGCGTGTGCCAAAGAAATTCCGCAAGGAAGAATATGCAAAACGCGCAAGAGATGTATTCAATAACTGGCTGAATTCATAG
- a CDS encoding ABC transporter ATP-binding protein codes for MAQPVLEIKGLTTSFASPKGVAKAVDTVSLSVMQGETLALVGESGCGKSVLALSVMGLVPDPPGRITHGHILFHGDDTTEMDPDQLRAMRGNRISMVFQEPMTALNPVFRVGEQIAEAVRLHMNLSRAEADARAVETLRLTGVPHPERVARSFPHELSGGLRQRVVIAIALACEPELLLADEPTTALDVTIQAQVLELMSELKERMNGSLMLITHDLGVVAGMADRVAVMYAGELVELSPAEDFFSEPLHPYSQGLMASVPRLGDRTPVQALPGTVPSIFHRPEGCRFHPRCPHCMDICRTVPPREVVREGRHLRCWLFDKGVKG; via the coding sequence ATGGCGCAACCCGTCCTCGAAATCAAGGGCCTCACGACCAGCTTCGCCAGCCCCAAGGGCGTGGCCAAGGCGGTGGATACCGTCAGCCTGTCCGTAATGCAAGGCGAAACCCTTGCCCTTGTCGGAGAATCGGGCTGCGGCAAGTCGGTACTGGCCCTTTCCGTCATGGGGCTCGTCCCGGATCCGCCAGGCCGGATCACGCACGGACACATCCTTTTCCATGGCGACGATACCACCGAAATGGACCCTGACCAGCTCAGGGCCATGCGCGGCAATCGCATTTCCATGGTCTTTCAGGAACCCATGACCGCCCTAAACCCTGTTTTTCGCGTGGGCGAACAGATCGCCGAGGCCGTGCGGCTGCACATGAACCTGTCACGGGCCGAAGCCGACGCTCGCGCCGTGGAGACACTGCGGCTCACAGGAGTTCCGCACCCTGAGCGGGTCGCCAGGTCCTTTCCCCACGAGCTTTCGGGCGGGCTGCGGCAGCGGGTCGTCATTGCCATCGCGCTAGCCTGTGAACCGGAGCTTTTGCTCGCAGACGAACCCACGACCGCGCTCGACGTGACCATACAGGCGCAGGTGCTCGAACTCATGTCCGAGCTCAAGGAGCGCATGAATGGATCGCTCATGCTGATCACGCACGACCTCGGCGTGGTGGCGGGCATGGCGGACCGCGTGGCGGTCATGTATGCTGGCGAGCTGGTGGAGCTCTCTCCTGCCGAAGATTTTTTTTCCGAGCCGCTGCATCCCTACTCGCAGGGACTCATGGCCTCGGTGCCGAGACTTGGCGACAGAACGCCGGTTCAGGCGCTGCCCGGCACGGTCCCATCCATTTTTCATCGCCCCGAAGGATGCCGCTTTCATCCCCGATGCCCGCATTGCATGGATATCTGCCGTACCGTTCCGCCGCGCGAGGTGGTGCGTGAGGGAAGGCACCTGCGCTGCTGGCTGTTCGACAAGGGGGTGAAGGGATGA
- a CDS encoding ABC transporter ATP-binding protein — protein sequence MTALLTLSELTKTYRVRGGLLGLEASRLRAVDRVSLTMREGETMGLVGESGCGKSTLGRLVCGLEPPDSGQIEFKGKALDDWDDRELRRSIQIIFQDPYSSLNPRQSIGSAVREPLDIHKLGNRAERKAEAVRLLKQVGLDEDYASRYPHEFSGGQRQRIAIARALALKPELIVCDEPVSALDVCVQAQVLSLLRELQSSFGLTYLFISHDLSVVSNLCDRVAVMYLGRIVELAKSETLFAGARHPYTQALLAAVPVPIPGAVSNAVKLQGEPPNPAAPPSGCPFHPRCPKAFDKCPKEEPPLKEVAPGVEAACWLY from the coding sequence ATGACCGCCCTGCTCACCCTCTCGGAACTGACCAAGACCTACCGTGTTCGCGGCGGACTGCTGGGCCTTGAAGCCTCGCGTCTTCGCGCCGTGGACAGGGTGAGCCTGACCATGCGCGAGGGTGAAACCATGGGTCTCGTGGGCGAATCCGGGTGCGGCAAGTCCACTCTCGGCAGGCTCGTCTGTGGCCTGGAACCGCCGGACTCCGGACAGATCGAATTCAAAGGCAAGGCGCTTGATGATTGGGACGATCGCGAGCTTCGGCGCAGCATCCAGATCATATTTCAGGACCCGTATTCCTCGCTCAATCCCCGCCAAAGTATCGGTTCCGCGGTCAGGGAGCCGTTGGACATCCACAAGCTCGGCAACCGTGCCGAGAGAAAGGCCGAAGCCGTCAGGCTACTGAAACAGGTCGGGCTGGATGAGGATTACGCCTCGCGCTACCCGCACGAATTCTCCGGGGGACAGCGTCAGCGCATCGCCATTGCCCGCGCGTTGGCCCTCAAGCCGGAACTGATCGTCTGCGACGAGCCGGTCTCCGCGCTGGATGTCTGCGTACAGGCGCAGGTGCTCTCCCTGCTGCGCGAGTTGCAGAGCAGCTTTGGCCTGACATATCTCTTCATTTCGCATGACCTGTCCGTGGTCAGCAATCTGTGCGACCGCGTGGCCGTCATGTATCTTGGAAGAATTGTTGAACTCGCCAAAAGCGAGACATTGTTTGCGGGCGCCAGGCATCCCTACACGCAGGCGCTTCTCGCGGCGGTGCCTGTCCCGATCCCCGGTGCGGTGAGCAACGCCGTCAAACTTCAGGGTGAACCACCCAACCCCGCCGCGCCGCCTTCGGGATGTCCATTTCACCCGCGCTGTCCCAAGGCGTTTGACAAATGCCCCAAAGAGGAGCCGCCGCTCAAGGAAGTCGCTCCGGGCGTGGAAGCTGCCTGCTGGCTGTATTGA
- a CDS encoding HDIG domain-containing metalloprotein, whose translation MNRQEAFELLKKHNSEDNLINHALESEAVMRALAGKLGKDEDLWGVTGLLHDLDYAGTKENGERHGLDTVDMLDGALPEDAINAIRRHACEMNGAEDPETEFDYALRCGETVTGLIHAAALVRPTKMDGMKAKSLKKKMKDKAFAASVNRDCIRECEKIGMDLGEFLTLSIGAIAAIAPEVDLA comes from the coding sequence ATGAACCGTCAGGAAGCCTTTGAACTGCTGAAGAAGCACAACAGCGAAGACAACCTCATCAACCACGCCCTGGAATCCGAAGCCGTCATGCGTGCGCTGGCTGGCAAGCTCGGCAAGGATGAAGATCTCTGGGGCGTCACCGGCCTGCTGCACGATCTTGACTACGCCGGAACCAAGGAAAACGGCGAACGGCACGGCCTCGATACGGTCGATATGCTTGACGGCGCCCTGCCCGAAGACGCGATCAACGCCATCCGTCGCCACGCCTGTGAGATGAACGGGGCCGAAGACCCGGAAACCGAGTTCGACTACGCGCTTCGCTGCGGCGAGACCGTCACCGGCCTCATCCACGCGGCGGCCCTCGTCCGCCCCACCAAGATGGACGGCATGAAGGCCAAAAGCCTCAAGAAGAAGATGAAGGACAAGGCTTTTGCGGCCAGTGTCAACCGTGACTGCATTCGTGAATGCGAGAAAATCGGCATGGATCTCGGCGAATTTCTGACGCTTTCCATCGGTGCCATCGCGGCCATCGCCCCGGAAGTGGACCTGGCCTGA
- the cbiQ gene encoding cobalt ECF transporter T component CbiQ yields the protein MPESTEPFAHTASPVHSLDPRFRLLAAVVLTVPAALLTSPVAAGGALLVGALLAFAARLPFGRLAKRLLAVNFFTLFMWIFLPFSTPGTPLTSVAGLEVTLEGLRLAGLITLKTNAVVLSLTALMGSIPVRDLGPAMQSLRVPDKLCHMLVFTHRYAVLIREELDRMNRAARARGFRPRTDMHTYRSYAWLAGMLLVRSWDRAERVRDAMICRGFSGRFHSLAIFRTSGRDVAFLTLILLVAAGLIWLEFIRRTA from the coding sequence TTGCCGGAATCAACCGAACCGTTCGCGCATACCGCCTCACCGGTCCACTCGCTGGACCCGCGTTTCAGGCTGCTTGCCGCAGTGGTCCTGACTGTGCCCGCCGCGCTGTTGACGAGTCCCGTGGCGGCCGGTGGCGCCCTGCTTGTGGGGGCTTTGCTCGCGTTTGCGGCGCGGCTTCCGTTTGGGCGGCTGGCAAAGCGGTTGCTGGCGGTCAACTTCTTTACGCTTTTCATGTGGATATTTCTTCCTTTCAGCACCCCTGGTACGCCGCTGACGAGTGTTGCCGGGCTTGAAGTGACCTTGGAAGGTCTTCGGCTGGCCGGGCTTATTACCCTGAAGACCAACGCCGTAGTGCTCTCGCTTACGGCGCTTATGGGCAGCATCCCGGTTCGCGACCTGGGTCCGGCCATGCAGTCCCTGCGCGTGCCCGACAAGCTCTGCCACATGCTGGTTTTCACGCATCGGTACGCCGTGCTGATCCGCGAGGAGCTGGACCGGATGAACCGAGCAGCGCGTGCCCGCGGCTTTCGTCCCCGCACTGACATGCACACCTACCGCTCCTATGCATGGTTGGCCGGGATGCTGTTGGTGCGCAGCTGGGACCGGGCCGAGCGTGTTCGTGACGCCATGATTTGCCGGGGCTTCTCCGGACGCTTCCACTCCCTCGCCATATTCCGAACATCCGGGCGTGATGTGGCTTTCCTGACCCTCATCCTGCTCGTCGCCGCCGGACTCATCTGGCTAGAATTCATCCGGAGGACCGCATGA
- a CDS encoding energy-coupling factor ABC transporter ATP-binding protein, whose product MNDHLVELQQISYAWPGRGKVLDNLDLTVHQGESLGLMGPNGAGKTTLLHVLMGLIKPDGGSIRIFDQSVETSDDFERVRLKIGFMFQNADDQLFCPSVLDDVAFGPLNQGMDRAEARELAVSTLESLGLHGFEDRVPYRLSGGEKRLVALATVLSMRPGLLVLDEPTTGLSPEAREQLVETLNSLDVPKLIVSHEADFLDATTQRIAAMKDGRVVSGTLVPHTHTHVHVEGDVPHRHD is encoded by the coding sequence ATGAACGACCACCTCGTCGAACTGCAACAGATTTCCTACGCGTGGCCCGGTCGCGGGAAGGTGCTCGACAACCTCGACCTGACCGTGCATCAAGGCGAAAGTCTGGGGCTCATGGGACCCAACGGTGCCGGAAAAACCACCCTGCTGCACGTGCTGATGGGATTGATCAAGCCCGATGGCGGCAGCATCCGTATTTTCGATCAGTCCGTGGAGACTTCTGACGACTTTGAACGGGTCCGGTTGAAAATCGGTTTCATGTTCCAGAATGCGGACGATCAGCTCTTCTGCCCTTCGGTTCTTGACGACGTGGCCTTCGGCCCGCTGAATCAGGGCATGGACCGCGCCGAGGCGCGTGAACTCGCCGTGAGCACGCTCGAATCTCTCGGGCTGCACGGCTTCGAGGATCGCGTCCCGTACCGACTTTCCGGCGGCGAAAAGCGGCTTGTGGCGCTGGCTACCGTTCTCTCCATGCGCCCCGGCCTGCTGGTGCTCGACGAGCCTACCACCGGCCTGTCTCCCGAGGCGCGGGAGCAACTGGTCGAGACGCTTAATTCATTGGACGTCCCCAAGCTCATTGTCTCCCACGAGGCCGATTTTCTCGATGCCACCACGCAGCGTATCGCCGCCATGAAGGACGGAAGAGTAGTCTCGGGAACCCTTGTTCCGCATACCCATACCCACGTCCACGTAGAGGGCGACGTCCCGCATCGGCACGACTAG